The following are from one region of the Desulfolucanica intricata genome:
- a CDS encoding HepT-like ribonuclease domain-containing protein encodes MPYNPLPQYSENPWNKMAELGDMLTYEYRVVTSKIVWNAYQKIYLPCLPVENCKYVRICKEGRSSSGWYR; translated from the coding sequence ATCCCGTATAATCCATTACCCCAGTATTCCGAAAATCCATGGAATAAAATGGCCGAGTTGGGGGATATGTTAACTTATGAATATCGGGTTGTAACTTCTAAAATAGTCTGGAATGCCTATCAAAAAATATATCTTCCATGCTTACCGGTAGAAAATTGTAAATATGTTCGGATATGCAAAGAAGGACGGAGCAGTTCCGGTTGGTACCGGTGA
- a CDS encoding ImmA/IrrE family metallo-endopeptidase yields the protein MILSIENLLELTRKLEIIVEYRDLHHEQHPGLDAYADAEKKLIVLDISLKDRLRHYKCVLAEEIGHILFPPRPGHVAYHMRDYQKLDYNNRSNIRAIVAQDERMALSWAANILIPDSELETAIKNGVDSVYTLCEWFDVEVWFMLIRLDLYKKKFGKNGEKNICKDII from the coding sequence ATGATATTATCTATTGAAAATCTATTGGAACTGACCCGGAAGTTAGAAATTATAGTTGAGTACCGGGATCTGCATCATGAACAGCATCCAGGTTTAGATGCCTATGCTGATGCCGAAAAAAAATTAATCGTTCTGGATATATCTCTAAAGGACAGGTTAAGACACTATAAATGTGTTTTAGCCGAAGAAATCGGTCATATTTTATTTCCACCAAGACCCGGCCATGTGGCGTATCATATGAGAGATTATCAAAAGCTGGATTACAATAACAGAAGTAATATTAGGGCTATCGTCGCACAGGATGAGCGCATGGCTCTCAGCTGGGCAGCTAATATCTTAATCCCCGATTCAGAATTAGAGACAGCTATAAAGAATGGCGTAGATTCTGTTTATACCCTTTGTGAATGGTTCGACGTTGAAGTATGGTTTATGCTCATCCGGCTGGATTTGTATAAAAAAAAGTTCGGTAAAAACGGTGAGAAAAATATTTGTAAGGATATCATTTGA
- a CDS encoding helix-turn-helix domain-containing protein translates to MVNKVEFGNYLKQLRENMKLSTRQVQLACGVNSSYVSQIERGLKMPSPSILEKLALVYNVSYENLMIAAGYLSDNKANPGNQTEMNSFLQEKTLGDALVRISQLVIELNLPQETLYYLWDKAIKKYGIPNGAGGKAAHGPNIPGTGALKEDDMK, encoded by the coding sequence ATGGTAAACAAGGTGGAGTTCGGTAACTATCTTAAACAACTGCGGGAAAATATGAAGCTGTCAACCAGGCAGGTGCAGCTGGCTTGCGGGGTAAATTCCTCTTATGTTTCTCAGATAGAGCGGGGCTTAAAGATGCCTTCGCCTTCCATACTGGAGAAATTGGCCTTAGTTTACAATGTTTCCTATGAAAACCTAATGATTGCTGCCGGTTATTTGTCAGATAATAAAGCTAACCCCGGCAATCAAACGGAGATGAACTCCTTTTTGCAGGAGAAAACATTAGGTGACGCTCTTGTCCGCATATCTCAATTAGTAATTGAATTAAATTTACCGCAGGAAACCTTATATTATCTCTGGGATAAGGCCATTAAAAAGTATGGCATTCCTAACGGAGCCGGGGGAAAGGCAGCACACGGGCCAAACATACCGGGTACCGGTGCTTTGAAAGAGGATGACATGAAATGA
- a CDS encoding DUF3231 family protein, translating to MKAVGRFNLISKYVKTKGWLGKQPMYQNHPEYTSEGLCAGEALHLWDHLSYRNDNIEMTQTFIAFVKDDDFKLILEKGIQTLVEQARVLEKELIHFKVPLPNRPPNVMPPSAHTEFMDDDNIFRWIFQGIQGALLMHAQSLIECTHNDRIRDIFKDLLFSELEMLALIIKYGKMKGWLNPPLHYGILRK from the coding sequence ATGAAAGCAGTTGGCAGGTTTAATCTCATTAGTAAATACGTTAAAACTAAAGGATGGCTCGGTAAACAACCCATGTACCAAAACCACCCCGAGTATACCAGTGAGGGGTTATGCGCAGGAGAGGCTCTTCACTTGTGGGACCACTTGTCCTACCGAAACGATAATATTGAGATGACGCAGACATTCATCGCCTTTGTCAAAGATGATGATTTTAAGCTAATACTCGAAAAAGGCATACAGACACTTGTAGAACAAGCAAGGGTGCTTGAAAAGGAGCTTATCCACTTCAAGGTTCCACTACCAAACAGGCCTCCCAATGTGATGCCACCGAGTGCCCACACAGAATTTATGGATGATGACAATATTTTTAGATGGATTTTTCAAGGCATCCAGGGCGCACTGTTAATGCACGCACAGTCACTCATAGAGTGCACACATAATGATAGGATTAGAGATATCTTCAAAGATCTTCTCTTCAGTGAATTAGAGATGCTGGCTTTAATAATTAAATATGGTAAGATGAAGGGGTGGCTGAACCCGCCTCTCCACTACGGAATACTGCGGAAATAA
- a CDS encoding ABC transporter permease, with amino-acid sequence MAGSSIPNFGLGLLLAYLFSVWLQWLPIGGGGVEGLVLPADTLGFGMVAAYTRLLRGSMLDALSQGFIQVARAKGIEERWLISRHVLRHALLPVLNLVWYQYWASVKRQCYCGNSILLARLGQIDCIYFYLDPRIRLGGDP; translated from the coding sequence TTGGCGGGTTCATCGATTCCGAATTTTGGGTTGGGGTTACTGTTAGCTTATCTATTTAGTGTTTGGCTGCAGTGGCTACCGATAGGCGGAGGGGGAGTCGAAGGGCTGGTTCTTCCTGCGGACACATTAGGTTTTGGTATGGTAGCAGCATATACCCGGCTGCTTCGCGGCAGTATGTTAGATGCATTATCCCAAGGTTTTATTCAGGTAGCAAGGGCCAAAGGAATCGAAGAGCGCTGGCTTATCAGCCGCCATGTGCTTAGACATGCCCTGCTGCCGGTATTAAACTTGGTTTGGTATCAGTATTGGGCATCTGTTAAGCGGCAGTGTTATTGTGGAAACAGTATTCTCCTGGCCCGGCTTGGGCAAATCGATTGTATTTATTTTTACCTCGATCCACGCATTCGGTTAGGAGGTGACCCTTAA
- a CDS encoding sensor histidine kinase produces MEDIRLLFFLHMTEAMLVTFTGAKLFNIKAKWKDILLIGLIQGLLVYLVRGIYLTYNITFGTHTLITLVTLILLIRFILKTDWNIAILTGVSVEILVFLGSYTPLILINRLNISIEQVLNNPWLNASIGLTETIAVLVVGLFCSLSGFNLNKIITGITKKAYPIFIFVMLLAFFNMFFTVYYQWNQSNNLFEITIYILLAVNFIIAIVTIKLIISLYKFIQKSQLQEKELLIRKNNEAIVEILRLIRHDFNNHITVLNGLVQLGKNDDAKNYLKTLSTEMKSFSKLTNLKQQNLVAFFINKMREAENNGIEMRFNIESYLENFSISTEKISKIFGNLIDNALYKLKNTDQSEKWVLIAIAEDKENYFFTITDNGPLVPEDICKKIFKRGFTTKGSQGSGLGLHIAMKAVEQKGGRLYLEQNLDQGVSFICSFPIPRENE; encoded by the coding sequence ATGGAGGATATCCGGTTACTCTTTTTTCTTCATATGACCGAAGCCATGTTGGTTACTTTTACAGGAGCTAAGTTGTTTAATATTAAAGCTAAGTGGAAAGATATTTTGCTGATCGGATTAATACAAGGTTTACTGGTTTATTTAGTGCGTGGAATTTATCTAACATATAATATTACTTTCGGAACTCATACTTTAATTACATTAGTGACTCTAATTTTGTTAATACGTTTTATTTTAAAAACAGATTGGAACATAGCTATATTGACTGGGGTAAGTGTGGAAATTTTGGTTTTTTTAGGTTCGTATACTCCACTAATTCTAATTAACCGGTTAAATATTTCTATAGAACAGGTCTTAAATAATCCATGGTTAAATGCTTCAATAGGATTAACAGAAACCATTGCGGTTCTGGTTGTAGGATTGTTTTGCAGTCTAAGTGGATTTAATCTAAATAAAATTATAACTGGTATAACAAAAAAAGCTTATCCTATTTTTATATTTGTAATGTTACTGGCTTTTTTTAATATGTTTTTTACTGTTTACTATCAGTGGAATCAGTCAAATAATTTGTTTGAAATAACTATTTATATCCTGCTGGCTGTCAATTTTATAATTGCAATCGTTACTATTAAACTTATTATTTCTCTATATAAATTTATACAAAAGTCTCAGCTTCAGGAAAAAGAACTTCTTATAAGAAAGAATAATGAGGCTATAGTAGAAATCCTTAGGCTTATTAGACATGATTTTAATAACCATATTACAGTATTAAATGGATTAGTCCAGTTAGGTAAAAACGATGATGCTAAAAACTATTTAAAAACACTTTCTACTGAAATGAAGAGCTTTAGTAAACTAACTAATCTTAAGCAGCAGAATTTAGTTGCCTTTTTTATTAACAAAATGAGGGAGGCAGAAAACAATGGTATAGAGATGAGATTTAATATTGAAAGTTATTTAGAAAATTTTTCTATATCAACAGAAAAGATTTCAAAGATATTTGGTAATCTCATTGATAACGCCTTATATAAGCTTAAAAACACTGACCAATCTGAGAAATGGGTTTTAATTGCAATTGCTGAGGATAAAGAAAATTACTTTTTTACTATTACTGATAACGGTCCTCTGGTTCCTGAGGATATATGCAAGAAAATATTTAAACGTGGTTTTACCACCAAGGGTTCTCAAGGCAGTGGTTTAGGACTTCATATTGCTATGAAAGCTGTAGAACAAAAAGGTGGTAGACTCTATCTTGAACAAAATTTAGATCAAGGAGTCAGTTTTATTTGTTCTTTTCCAATTCCAAGGGAAAATGAGTGA
- a CDS encoding accessory gene regulator ArgB-like protein, with product MDSFFQKLALKISSETGQNVDTMLFGLRTLWNFLAGYSVLGILSLLFGIFPYAVIAALSASTLRVMTGGAHASSSNRCLVYGTLVFLTLGFLAQQLKTLDLWLFLNVFTILIWVTGIPITIKYATSSINGKPLGTFTSGRRYRNLAIVFLSLWSVIVLLMSLEQTAGEYQLIFQYASLLGVTYQVFSLTPWGHKTVSIIDGVLQKIRI from the coding sequence ATGGACAGTTTTTTTCAAAAGCTCGCGTTAAAGATTTCCTCTGAGACCGGTCAAAATGTTGATACAATGTTATTTGGTTTACGGACACTTTGGAATTTCTTAGCCGGATATAGTGTATTGGGTATTTTATCATTATTATTTGGTATATTTCCTTATGCTGTCATTGCCGCTTTATCTGCTTCAACTTTGAGAGTTATGACCGGAGGAGCGCATGCATCATCTTCTAATCGTTGCCTCGTCTATGGTACGTTAGTTTTTCTTACTCTGGGATTTTTAGCCCAACAGTTAAAAACTTTAGATCTTTGGTTATTTTTAAATGTGTTTACTATTTTAATTTGGGTAACCGGAATCCCCATAACAATTAAATATGCGACATCCAGTATCAATGGCAAGCCCCTGGGCACCTTTACCTCCGGGAGAAGGTATAGAAATTTAGCCATTGTTTTTTTAAGCTTGTGGAGTGTAATTGTACTTTTGATGTCGCTTGAGCAGACAGCAGGGGAATATCAATTAATTTTTCAGTATGCATCACTCTTAGGGGTAACTTATCAGGTGTTTTCTCTTACTCCATGGGGGCATAAAACAGTATCAATTATAGATGGAGTTTTACAAAAAATACGGATTTAA
- a CDS encoding P-II family nitrogen regulator, which yields METQNCPDKKELELICMIVNFGLGSKVIKIAKKNGISGGTVFLGRGTIKNRILEFLELNDSRKEIVLLIADKTTAHQALGVLNKELAFHKPNHGIAFTISVANLLGKKSCQYQDNMVKRGEENTMYQAIFTIVDRGNAEDVIAAANKGGARGGTIIKARGSGIHETHTLFSMAIEPEKEMVLIISKNELTDSIVSSIREHIHIDEPGKGIIFILDVNKTYGLY from the coding sequence ATGGAAACACAGAATTGTCCCGATAAAAAAGAACTTGAGCTAATTTGTATGATCGTAAATTTCGGCTTAGGAAGCAAGGTCATCAAAATTGCAAAAAAAAACGGGATATCGGGAGGTACGGTTTTTTTAGGCAGGGGAACCATTAAGAACCGTATTTTAGAGTTTCTGGAATTAAATGATTCCCGGAAAGAAATCGTTTTGCTGATCGCTGACAAAACAACGGCTCACCAGGCTCTGGGCGTACTGAATAAAGAACTGGCTTTCCATAAACCGAATCATGGTATAGCTTTTACTATCTCTGTGGCGAACCTGTTGGGAAAAAAAAGTTGCCAATACCAAGATAACATGGTAAAAAGAGGTGAGGAAAACACCATGTATCAGGCTATTTTTACCATTGTAGACAGAGGAAATGCGGAAGATGTTATTGCGGCGGCAAATAAGGGCGGCGCCAGAGGAGGAACCATTATTAAAGCGAGGGGTTCCGGGATCCACGAAACCCATACATTGTTTTCCATGGCGATAGAACCGGAAAAAGAAATGGTACTGATCATTAGCAAGAACGAACTAACAGATTCCATCGTTTCTTCTATCAGAGAACATATTCACATTGATGAACCCGGTAAGGGAATTATATTTATTCTTGATGTAAACAAAACTTATGGATTGTATTAG
- a CDS encoding DUF1538 domain-containing protein, translated as MSILFEKFKEVIFSVLPITVIVLILHLTITPLEIPQLIRFLLGAFLIIIGLSIFLVGVDKGITPIGNLMGQTLTKSNKLWIVGVAGFFLGFFISIAEPDLHILAGQVDFVTGGVISKFTIVVIVSVGIAALLALGLIRIVYNIPLYKLLTILYLIVFALAVFTSPEFLAISFDASGATTGALTVPFILALALGVSALKKDSKASEKDSFGLVAITSVGAIISVMVMNIIAGTDEISGSLEYSVSASTSIIAPFIHKLPIIAGEIILALLPIIILFLVFQVISFKLLRRTVHKILKGIVYTFLGLVLFLVGVNAGFMDVGSIVGYSVASLENKSYVVIIGFILGLVTILAEPAVHVLTHQIEDVTSGYVKRKVVLFALSIGVGTAIGLSMIRIIIAEVQLWHYLLPGYIIAIAMSYFVPKLFVGIAFDSGGVASGPMTATFILAFAQGVAEAIEGADVLREGFGMISMVALTPLIALQVLGFIFKVKSAKGGVEADGNTELSR; from the coding sequence TTGAGTATACTTTTTGAGAAATTCAAAGAAGTTATATTTTCCGTTCTGCCCATTACAGTTATAGTTTTGATATTACATTTAACCATTACCCCTCTGGAAATACCTCAACTAATTAGATTCCTTCTCGGGGCTTTCCTGATAATTATCGGACTGTCTATTTTTTTAGTCGGAGTAGATAAAGGGATCACTCCCATCGGTAATTTAATGGGCCAAACTCTGACGAAATCAAATAAATTATGGATCGTAGGTGTCGCCGGGTTTTTTCTGGGTTTTTTTATTTCTATTGCTGAACCTGATTTGCATATCCTGGCTGGACAAGTGGATTTTGTAACAGGCGGCGTGATTTCAAAGTTTACCATTGTTGTCATTGTATCTGTCGGTATTGCCGCACTCCTCGCCCTGGGCTTGATCAGAATAGTTTACAATATACCTTTATACAAACTACTGACCATACTATATTTAATTGTTTTTGCGCTAGCTGTCTTTACCTCACCGGAGTTTCTTGCTATATCTTTTGACGCTTCCGGTGCCACCACCGGTGCTTTAACCGTCCCCTTTATTTTAGCTCTCGCCCTGGGTGTTTCTGCCTTAAAAAAAGATAGTAAGGCTTCTGAAAAAGACAGTTTCGGCCTGGTTGCTATTACGTCTGTAGGTGCTATAATATCTGTAATGGTGATGAATATTATCGCCGGAACAGATGAAATTTCAGGAAGCCTTGAATATAGCGTCTCTGCATCAACTTCCATTATCGCACCCTTTATTCATAAATTGCCGATAATAGCAGGGGAAATCATTCTCGCACTGCTTCCTATCATCATCCTATTTTTAGTTTTTCAAGTGATTTCTTTTAAACTGCTCCGAAGAACCGTTCATAAAATTTTAAAAGGTATTGTGTATACATTTTTAGGTTTAGTATTGTTTTTAGTGGGTGTTAACGCAGGTTTTATGGACGTGGGCAGTATTGTAGGATACAGCGTCGCATCACTGGAGAATAAGTCTTATGTGGTAATTATCGGATTTATTCTGGGCTTAGTAACCATCTTGGCCGAGCCTGCTGTGCACGTACTTACGCACCAGATAGAAGATGTGACCAGTGGGTATGTGAAAAGGAAAGTGGTATTATTTGCTTTATCAATTGGAGTTGGCACGGCAATTGGTCTCTCCATGATCAGAATAATCATAGCTGAAGTACAATTATGGCATTATCTATTGCCAGGATATATCATCGCCATTGCCATGAGTTATTTTGTACCAAAGCTATTTGTGGGTATTGCCTTCGATTCCGGGGGTGTTGCCTCCGGACCGATGACAGCAACTTTTATCCTGGCTTTTGCCCAAGGTGTGGCGGAAGCAATTGAGGGAGCAGATGTTTTAAGAGAAGGATTCGGCATGATATCAATGGTTGCGTTAACGCCATTGATTGCTTTACAAGTCTTAGGTTTTATTTTTAAAGTAAAGTCCGCCAAAGGAGGAGTCGAAGCGGATGGAAACACAGAATTGTCCCGATAA
- a CDS encoding helix-turn-helix domain-containing protein has protein sequence MSTLGKYITDQRKAKNLSMRKLADLAHISHTEIYRLETGERKNPSPLILKSIANALGINFEEIMQAAGYTNDFLPTASAPVSLPGIEDLDEKELEEVRNFIDFLRSKKKLNNKT, from the coding sequence ATGAGCACCTTAGGAAAATACATTACTGACCAGAGAAAAGCAAAAAATCTTTCCATGCGTAAACTGGCTGACCTTGCTCATATCAGCCATACGGAAATATACCGTTTGGAAACCGGGGAAAGAAAAAACCCCTCCCCCCTTATTCTGAAATCTATTGCTAATGCCCTAGGTATAAATTTTGAAGAAATCATGCAGGCGGCAGGATATACAAATGATTTTTTACCAACTGCATCTGCCCCGGTAAGTTTACCTGGAATTGAAGATCTGGATGAAAAAGAACTGGAAGAGGTGAGAAATTTTATAGACTTTTTACGCAGTAAAAAGAAATTAAACAATAAAACCTGA
- a CDS encoding vanadium-dependent haloperoxidase yields the protein MSEKEVNLVESCDIGPASARKRPKQAYQLRNQAALFQMDLPNPGHPCNGDENLFTNKIGNFSKGLPHNHLGEVDLNAYRDMIRALSTGNPDDFEFIPLGGLTKLASPQTAYAFEMVGPDTHHLSTNPAPAFSSAWNASEMAELYWLALTRDVPFTEYNTDPATLAAAADLSNNFSDFRGPKVNGKVTPDTLFRGNTPGDLTGPYISQFLWKDIPYGATTIVQRYRTTMAGVDHMTSYEDWLNTQNGFPSGTNQFDPQPRYIRNGRDLGEYTHRDFTFQGFLSACLILLSYGSAALAPNNPYLRSATQIGRSTFGAPHILDFVARATRTADMAAWYQKWLVHRRLRPEEFGGRVHNLLTGAANYPINQELLDSQAVAEVFSKFGTYLLPQAYAEGCPTHPAYPAGHACVAGAGATMLKAFFKESFIIPNPVVASADGLSLLPYSGPALTVGGELNKLASNIGLGRNAAGVHWRSDGEGLKLGEAVAIGILQDYRKTYNEDFGGFTFTKFDGTIISI from the coding sequence ATGAGCGAAAAAGAGGTTAACTTGGTAGAATCCTGTGATATTGGGCCTGCAAGTGCGCGGAAACGTCCTAAACAGGCATATCAACTTCGCAATCAGGCAGCGCTGTTTCAAATGGACCTCCCCAACCCAGGCCATCCATGTAACGGTGATGAAAATTTGTTTACTAATAAAATCGGTAACTTTTCCAAGGGGCTGCCCCATAATCATCTCGGTGAAGTTGACCTCAATGCCTATAGGGACATGATCAGGGCTTTATCCACCGGTAACCCTGACGATTTTGAATTTATACCTTTGGGGGGCCTTACCAAGCTGGCCAGTCCCCAGACTGCTTACGCATTCGAGATGGTAGGACCGGACACTCATCATTTAAGTACGAATCCGGCACCAGCCTTCAGCAGTGCCTGGAATGCCAGTGAAATGGCTGAACTTTACTGGCTGGCGTTAACCCGTGATGTGCCATTTACAGAGTACAACACCGATCCGGCTACCCTCGCCGCTGCCGCTGATCTGTCTAATAATTTTTCTGATTTTCGTGGACCGAAAGTCAATGGAAAGGTCACCCCGGATACCCTGTTTCGTGGGAATACGCCCGGAGACTTAACGGGGCCCTATATTTCCCAGTTCCTGTGGAAAGACATTCCCTATGGGGCCACAACGATTGTTCAGCGATATCGCACCACTATGGCCGGCGTCGACCATATGACCTCGTATGAGGATTGGTTAAATACTCAGAATGGGTTTCCTTCGGGCACAAATCAATTCGACCCCCAGCCCCGCTATATCCGCAATGGCCGGGATTTAGGCGAATATACTCATCGTGATTTTACCTTCCAGGGTTTTCTTAGTGCATGTTTGATTCTACTCAGTTATGGCTCGGCAGCACTGGCCCCGAATAACCCCTATCTGCGTTCGGCAACCCAGATTGGTAGATCCACTTTCGGTGCCCCACATATTCTGGATTTTGTGGCCCGGGCGACGCGGACAGCGGACATGGCCGCCTGGTACCAAAAGTGGCTGGTCCATCGACGGCTCCGGCCGGAGGAGTTTGGAGGACGGGTCCACAACCTTTTAACGGGTGCCGCAAATTACCCCATCAACCAAGAACTACTCGATTCCCAGGCGGTTGCTGAAGTGTTCAGCAAATTTGGCACCTACCTTTTGCCCCAGGCCTATGCGGAAGGATGCCCCACCCACCCGGCCTATCCCGCCGGTCACGCTTGCGTTGCCGGGGCAGGGGCGACCATGCTAAAGGCGTTTTTCAAAGAATCATTTATTATTCCCAACCCGGTTGTAGCCAGTGCCGACGGCCTTTCGCTGCTCCCCTACTCGGGGCCGGCCCTGACAGTGGGTGGGGAACTGAACAAACTTGCCAGCAATATAGGCCTTGGTCGCAATGCCGCAGGTGTACACTGGCGCTCAGACGGCGAGGGCCTAAAGCTGGGCGAAGCTGTGGCCATCGGAATACTGCAGGATTACAGGAAAACATACAATGAAGATTTTGGCGGTTTCACCTTTACTAAATTTGACGGCACTATCATATCAATTTAA
- a CDS encoding methylated-DNA--[protein]-cysteine S-methyltransferase, whose protein sequence is MKTEYIYKYNSHIGMLTVLSDGENITGLWIKNIRNSENSEIIEVDAGDLPVFEKTREWLDCYFDGKEPDFMPPVKTKGTEFRQSVWRILREIPYGKVITYGDIAGRIALQTGKTKMSARAVGGAVGNNPVSILIPCHRVVGAKGNLTGYGGGLDIKVRLMQLEGMDMSRFHMPSKKRQK, encoded by the coding sequence ATGAAAACGGAATACATATATAAATATAATTCCCATATCGGTATGCTCACTGTTTTAAGCGACGGTGAAAATATCACAGGACTTTGGATAAAGAATATAAGGAACAGTGAAAACTCTGAAATAATTGAGGTTGATGCAGGTGATTTACCTGTTTTTGAGAAAACTCGTGAATGGCTTGACTGTTATTTTGACGGTAAAGAACCGGATTTTATGCCTCCGGTAAAGACTAAAGGGACGGAGTTTCGTCAATCTGTGTGGAGGATACTTCGTGAAATTCCATATGGAAAGGTGATAACATATGGTGATATTGCCGGGAGGATAGCATTACAAACAGGCAAAACAAAAATGTCCGCGCGTGCTGTGGGGGGTGCGGTCGGAAATAATCCCGTTTCCATACTTATTCCGTGTCACCGTGTTGTCGGGGCAAAGGGAAACCTTACGGGATATGGCGGTGGACTTGATATAAAGGTACGTCTGATGCAATTGGAAGGTATGGATATGAGCAGATTTCATATGCCCTCAAAAAAAAGACAGAAGTGA
- a CDS encoding RrF2 family transcriptional regulator, whose translation MQITRQTEYAIHTVIELSKIPFGDVVQIKEIAGKHNIPETFLKKTVQALSKSGIVATHRGTNGGVRLARPSDSITLADVLVAIEGPLALNVCLEANYDCDNQSTCRIHEILKRTQNTILKELSKESFANIVSE comes from the coding sequence ATGCAGATTACAAGACAAACAGAATACGCTATACATACTGTGATAGAACTTTCCAAAATACCTTTTGGTGATGTAGTTCAGATCAAAGAAATAGCCGGCAAACACAATATTCCGGAAACATTTCTCAAAAAAACTGTCCAAGCATTAAGCAAAAGCGGTATCGTTGCTACTCATCGAGGTACAAATGGTGGAGTAAGGTTGGCCCGGCCAAGTGATAGCATTACCCTGGCTGATGTACTGGTAGCCATTGAAGGACCTCTGGCTTTGAACGTTTGTTTAGAAGCGAACTATGATTGTGACAATCAATCCACCTGCCGTATACATGAAATATTGAAAAGAACACAAAACACGATACTAAAGGAGCTTTCAAAGGAAAGCTTTGCAAATATCGTGAGTGAATAA